The following are from one region of the Magallana gigas chromosome 6, xbMagGiga1.1, whole genome shotgun sequence genome:
- the LOC105318546 gene encoding tyrosine-protein phosphatase non-receptor type 14 isoform X2 has translation MPFGLKFKRTRRYDISTKNVFVVGVEMLDHSFLECTLNSDSTGQECLESIAQRIELSQTQYFGLRYVTKKMQYHWIDLTKPLKKQIEKNLQPGHSPRLYFGVMFYIPGAHKIIDDVARYQYFLQLKTDIVEGRVPVGSEQVIRLGAFSLQAEFGDYEYDKQHQEYFEDNDLFPKTMCRDEGAVGEMMQEVLNSYSNLQGIHPVKAEMQYIKEIQMMDGYGMEYYTAKDQSGKELYLGTSYTGILARYLDGTPTICFRWAEIARLTQSKKVLEIDTSKSSCHYTMEDSDTAKYLKRMGYLIQKFHKNNKMTPRDDIQTSQQVFSDPLTQSQTSLTYSQHSTHSQMSHDQRFDRDLSQSSIEDFYRQSQQSLETTHSDIIHYNGGHMITDSPVIGQHTSMQRSESQKSPLLPAYRPSPSYDEVMRRRMSQQSPAVHSSPILQSHHHPTTLPDHKLYPQTSPRLIQDAMLLQQPAPNIMFNPDVTFTNGNAYMNSELMSSYSNNTMYANRAAFSTDLANRGSNLVMQPTYSSPELNTQLPQFSIKEAEPVHYKPPPPYPRSSTSTPDLANQTVRSTVGESPDLVSRKNLGAKASFNGSIESVPKVVADHSEHSTYSMNSESVVKTKESAINQRHTQETVEQTLVLPDISKARLSPDITVQHAETDDASSDHSGATFHIKDTDSEKEDDRSPKLDSVKSKIAIKYVAPNKAPPPSTTKELITRRESFRRQMIARSAPENPIGKEESQDPVVIPEHTDGGNVTVPPTTSQSTFIRRFSSRRLSHKKPELPPITRRASDIGAKFTGLDVVPPVSNYVRQVSAESEEQEKPVEDSDSDNDKDTTVKLKMGPLKMAAMNGLTMSRPMVLALMNDESRAPKDERRKLLENKLSENLVFKEFEEIPKKVQSAECSVARLPENEIRNRFKDVLPYDITRVKLTPRKDNHSGYINGSHIKLSFGDRVWWYIATQAPLEDTSSDFWQMIWEQEVDVIAMLTDLAEQGKQKCHTYWPQEIGPEHKIVFGQFEVTLLFCNDSLCYITNRISVVHLPTKKERQVWHLQYTDWPDHGCPEDMYGFLGFLDEVDSVQRLAESEEGSGKKSPIVVHCSAGVGRTGVVILTQVMKWCLEHNFDIDLPRALGAIRQQRMFMVQTLGQYNFIHKTLIQYLKNSRLI, from the exons ATGCCATTTGGTTTGAAATTCAAAAGGACCAGACGTTATGACATTTCTACAAAGAATGTGTTTGTGGTCGGGGTGGAAATGCTGGACCATTCCTTTTTGGAGTGTACCCTGAACTCTGACAGCACAGGGCAAGAATGCCTGGAGAGCATTGCCCAACGTATAGAACTCAGTCAG ACCCAGTACTTTGGCTTAAGATATGTAACAAAAAAGATGCAGTATCACTGGATTGATCTAACAAAGCCACTGAAGAAACAGATAGAGAAGAATCTACAACCGGGGCACTCTCCCAGGCTCTACTTTGGGGTCATGTTCTATATCCCAGGGGCACACAAGATCATTGATGATGTTGCCAG ATATCAGTACTTTCTACAGCTGAAGACAGATATTGTGGAGGGAAGGGTTCCTGTTGGTAGTGAACAGGTTATACGTCTCGGTGCTTTTAGTTTACAAG CTGAATTTGGGGATTATGAATATGACAAACAACACCAAGAATACTTTGAAGATAATGATTTATTTCCAAAG ACAATGTGCCGAGATGAGGGAGCTGTGGGAGAGATGATGCAAGAGGTCCTGAACTCTTACAGCAATCTGCAGGGGATCCACCCGGTCAAGGCCGAGATGCAGTACATCAAGGAAATCCAGATGATGGACGGCTACGGCATGGAGTACTACACAGCAAAG GATCAAAGTGGTAAAGAGCTCTACCTGGGAACCTCTTATACAGGTATACTGGCCAGGTATCTTGATGGCACACCTACAATATGTTTCAG GTGGGCAGAAATTGCCAGATTAACACAGAGCAAGAAAGTTTTGGAGATTGACACATCCAAGAGTTCTTGCCACTACACAATG GAAGACTCAGATACTGCAAAATATCTGAAGAGGATGGGCTACCTGATTCAGAAGTTtcacaaaaacaacaaaatgactCCAAG GGACGATATCCAGACGTCACAGCAAGTGTTTTCGGACCCACTG ACCCAGTCGCAGACTTCTCTCACTTACTCCCAGCATTCCACACATTCCCAAATGTCACATGATCAAAGATTTGATCGAG atttatCACAGTCTTCCATTGAGGATTTCTATCGCCAATCCCAGCAGAGTCTGGAGACCACTCACAGTGATATCATCCATTATAATGGAGGTCACATGATTACTGACAGCCCTGTGATTGGTCAGCACACGTCCATGCAGAGGAGCGAGTCTCAGAAGTCCCCGCTACTGCCAGCGTATCGCCCCAGTCCAAGCTATGATGAAGTGATGCGGCGTAGAATGAGTCAGCAGTCACCTGCTGTACACAGCTCTCCTATACTCCAGTCTCATCACCACCCCACCACCCTCCCAGACCACAAACTCTACCCCCAGACCTCTCCCAGGCTCATACAGGATGCAATGTTGTTACAGCAGCCTGCACCTAATATCATGTTCAACCCTGATGTTACTTTTACAAATGGAAATGCCTATATGAATAGTGAACTTATGTCTTCCTATAGCAACAACACAATGTATGCTAACAGAGCAGCTTTCTCTACAGATCTGGCTAATAGAGGCAGTAACTTAGTCATGCAGCCTACCTACAGCTCGCCAGAGTTGAATACCCAGCTTCCCCAGTTCAGTATCAAGGAGGCTGAGCCTGTTCATTACAAACCTCCTCCCCCATATCCGCGGTCTAGCACCAGCACTCCAGATCTTGCCAACCAAACTGTGAGGAGTACTGTGGGGGAAAGTCCAGATTTAGTGTCACGGAAAAATCTGGGGGCTAAGGCAAGTTTTAATGGAAGTATAGAAAGTGTTCCAAAGGTTGTGGCAGATCACAGTGAACATAGCACTTACTCTATGAACTCTGAAAGTGTTGTCAAAACTAAAGAAAGTGCAATAAACCAAAGACACACACAGGAGACAGTGGAGCAAACATTGGTCTTGCCAGACATATCCAAAGCAAGGTTGAGTCCTGATATTACAGTTCAGCATGCAGAGACAGATGATGCCTCTAGTGATCACTCCGGTGCTACCTTTCACATCAAAGACACAGACAGTGAAAAGGAAGATGATAGGAGTCCAAAGCTGGACAGTGTCAAATCAAAAATTGCTATAAAATATGTTGCTCCCAATAAAGCACCCCCTCCCTCCACCACCAAAGAGCTGATCACTCGAAGGGAAAGCTTCCGTCGACAGATGATAGCACGGTCAGCTCCAGAAAATCCCATCGGAAAGGAAGAGTCCCAGGATCCAGTAGTGATCCCGGAGCACACAGATGGGGGTAATGTAACGGTACCACCCACCACTAGTCAGTCCACATTCATCCGTCGCTTTTCCAGCAGGCGTCTGTCCCACAAGAAGCCAGAATTGCCCCCCATCACCCGGCGGGCATCTGACATAGGAGCCAAGTTCACAGGGCTGGATGTAGTACCTCCAGTCAGTAATTACGTGAGACAAGTCAGTGCAGAGTCTGAGGAACAGGAGAAACCAGTGGAGGATAGTGATTCAGACAACGACAAG GACACCACAGTAAAACTAAAGATGGGGCCTCTGAAAATGGCAGCTATGAATGGTCTTACAATGTCACGGCCAATGGTATTAGCTCTTATGAATGACGAAAGCAGAGCACCAAAGGATGAAAGG AGGAAGTTACTAGAAAACAAACTGTCAGAAAACTTGGTGTTTAAAGAATTTGAGGAGATTCCAAAGAAGGTACAGTCAGCTGAGTGTAGCGTGGCTCGACTCCCAGAGAATGAGATCAGAAACAGGTTCAAGGATGTCCTGCCGTATGACATCACTCGAGTCAAACTGACCCCACGGAAGGACAATCACTCTGGTTATATCAATGGTTCACACATAAAG TTGTCCTTCGGGGATCGAGTCTGGTGGTACATAGCCACACAAGCCCCGCTAGAAGATACATCCTCCGACTTCTGGCAGATGATTTGGGAGCAAGAAGTGGATGTTATAGCCATGTTGACAGACCTAGCT GAGCAAGGGAAACAGAAATGTCATACCTACTGGCCTCAGGAGATTGGTCCAGAGCACAAAATAGTGTTTGGACAG tttgaGGTGACCCTCCTGTTCTGTAACGATTCGCTGTGTTACATCACAAACAGAATATCCGTGGTACATCTCCCCACCAAGAAGGAGAGACAGGTGTGGCACCTACAGTACACTGACTGGCCAGACCACGGCTGTCCCGAGGACATGTACGGCTTCCTAG GATTTCTGGATGAAGTAGACTCGGTTCAGCGACTGGCTGAGAGTGAGGAGGGCAGTGGTAAGAAGTCCCCCATCGTGGTCCACTGCAGCGCTGGGGTTGGGAGAACGGGTGTGGTCATCCTTACCCAGGTCATGAAGTGGTGTCTGGAACACAACTTT GACATAGATCTTCCGAGGGCCCTGGGTGCCATACGTCAGCAACGAATGTTCATGGTCCAGACGCTAGGCCAGTATAACTTTATCCACAAGACTCTGATCCAGTATCTAAAGAATTCCAGACTCATCTGA
- the LOC105318546 gene encoding tyrosine-protein phosphatase non-receptor type 14 isoform X1: MPFGLKFKRTRRYDISTKNVFVVGVEMLDHSFLECTLNSDSTGQECLESIAQRIELSQTQYFGLRYVTKKMQYHWIDLTKPLKKQIEKNLQPGHSPRLYFGVMFYIPGAHKIIDDVARYQYFLQLKTDIVEGRVPVGSEQVIRLGAFSLQAEFGDYEYDKQHQEYFEDNDLFPKTMCRDEGAVGEMMQEVLNSYSNLQGIHPVKAEMQYIKEIQMMDGYGMEYYTAKDQSGKELYLGTSYTGILARYLDGTPTICFRWAEIARLTQSKKVLEIDTSKSSCHYTMEDSDTAKYLKRMGYLIQKFHKNNKMTPSSSIVDLSEFAADGGQDDIQTSQQVFSDPLTQSQTSLTYSQHSTHSQMSHDQRFDRDLSQSSIEDFYRQSQQSLETTHSDIIHYNGGHMITDSPVIGQHTSMQRSESQKSPLLPAYRPSPSYDEVMRRRMSQQSPAVHSSPILQSHHHPTTLPDHKLYPQTSPRLIQDAMLLQQPAPNIMFNPDVTFTNGNAYMNSELMSSYSNNTMYANRAAFSTDLANRGSNLVMQPTYSSPELNTQLPQFSIKEAEPVHYKPPPPYPRSSTSTPDLANQTVRSTVGESPDLVSRKNLGAKASFNGSIESVPKVVADHSEHSTYSMNSESVVKTKESAINQRHTQETVEQTLVLPDISKARLSPDITVQHAETDDASSDHSGATFHIKDTDSEKEDDRSPKLDSVKSKIAIKYVAPNKAPPPSTTKELITRRESFRRQMIARSAPENPIGKEESQDPVVIPEHTDGGNVTVPPTTSQSTFIRRFSSRRLSHKKPELPPITRRASDIGAKFTGLDVVPPVSNYVRQVSAESEEQEKPVEDSDSDNDKDTTVKLKMGPLKMAAMNGLTMSRPMVLALMNDESRAPKDERRKLLENKLSENLVFKEFEEIPKKVQSAECSVARLPENEIRNRFKDVLPYDITRVKLTPRKDNHSGYINGSHIKLSFGDRVWWYIATQAPLEDTSSDFWQMIWEQEVDVIAMLTDLAEQGKQKCHTYWPQEIGPEHKIVFGQFEVTLLFCNDSLCYITNRISVVHLPTKKERQVWHLQYTDWPDHGCPEDMYGFLGFLDEVDSVQRLAESEEGSGKKSPIVVHCSAGVGRTGVVILTQVMKWCLEHNFDIDLPRALGAIRQQRMFMVQTLGQYNFIHKTLIQYLKNSRLI; this comes from the exons ATGCCATTTGGTTTGAAATTCAAAAGGACCAGACGTTATGACATTTCTACAAAGAATGTGTTTGTGGTCGGGGTGGAAATGCTGGACCATTCCTTTTTGGAGTGTACCCTGAACTCTGACAGCACAGGGCAAGAATGCCTGGAGAGCATTGCCCAACGTATAGAACTCAGTCAG ACCCAGTACTTTGGCTTAAGATATGTAACAAAAAAGATGCAGTATCACTGGATTGATCTAACAAAGCCACTGAAGAAACAGATAGAGAAGAATCTACAACCGGGGCACTCTCCCAGGCTCTACTTTGGGGTCATGTTCTATATCCCAGGGGCACACAAGATCATTGATGATGTTGCCAG ATATCAGTACTTTCTACAGCTGAAGACAGATATTGTGGAGGGAAGGGTTCCTGTTGGTAGTGAACAGGTTATACGTCTCGGTGCTTTTAGTTTACAAG CTGAATTTGGGGATTATGAATATGACAAACAACACCAAGAATACTTTGAAGATAATGATTTATTTCCAAAG ACAATGTGCCGAGATGAGGGAGCTGTGGGAGAGATGATGCAAGAGGTCCTGAACTCTTACAGCAATCTGCAGGGGATCCACCCGGTCAAGGCCGAGATGCAGTACATCAAGGAAATCCAGATGATGGACGGCTACGGCATGGAGTACTACACAGCAAAG GATCAAAGTGGTAAAGAGCTCTACCTGGGAACCTCTTATACAGGTATACTGGCCAGGTATCTTGATGGCACACCTACAATATGTTTCAG GTGGGCAGAAATTGCCAGATTAACACAGAGCAAGAAAGTTTTGGAGATTGACACATCCAAGAGTTCTTGCCACTACACAATG GAAGACTCAGATACTGCAAAATATCTGAAGAGGATGGGCTACCTGATTCAGAAGTTtcacaaaaacaacaaaatgactCCAAG TTCCAGTATCGTTGACCTCTCCGAATTCGCAGCGGACGGGGGACA GGACGATATCCAGACGTCACAGCAAGTGTTTTCGGACCCACTG ACCCAGTCGCAGACTTCTCTCACTTACTCCCAGCATTCCACACATTCCCAAATGTCACATGATCAAAGATTTGATCGAG atttatCACAGTCTTCCATTGAGGATTTCTATCGCCAATCCCAGCAGAGTCTGGAGACCACTCACAGTGATATCATCCATTATAATGGAGGTCACATGATTACTGACAGCCCTGTGATTGGTCAGCACACGTCCATGCAGAGGAGCGAGTCTCAGAAGTCCCCGCTACTGCCAGCGTATCGCCCCAGTCCAAGCTATGATGAAGTGATGCGGCGTAGAATGAGTCAGCAGTCACCTGCTGTACACAGCTCTCCTATACTCCAGTCTCATCACCACCCCACCACCCTCCCAGACCACAAACTCTACCCCCAGACCTCTCCCAGGCTCATACAGGATGCAATGTTGTTACAGCAGCCTGCACCTAATATCATGTTCAACCCTGATGTTACTTTTACAAATGGAAATGCCTATATGAATAGTGAACTTATGTCTTCCTATAGCAACAACACAATGTATGCTAACAGAGCAGCTTTCTCTACAGATCTGGCTAATAGAGGCAGTAACTTAGTCATGCAGCCTACCTACAGCTCGCCAGAGTTGAATACCCAGCTTCCCCAGTTCAGTATCAAGGAGGCTGAGCCTGTTCATTACAAACCTCCTCCCCCATATCCGCGGTCTAGCACCAGCACTCCAGATCTTGCCAACCAAACTGTGAGGAGTACTGTGGGGGAAAGTCCAGATTTAGTGTCACGGAAAAATCTGGGGGCTAAGGCAAGTTTTAATGGAAGTATAGAAAGTGTTCCAAAGGTTGTGGCAGATCACAGTGAACATAGCACTTACTCTATGAACTCTGAAAGTGTTGTCAAAACTAAAGAAAGTGCAATAAACCAAAGACACACACAGGAGACAGTGGAGCAAACATTGGTCTTGCCAGACATATCCAAAGCAAGGTTGAGTCCTGATATTACAGTTCAGCATGCAGAGACAGATGATGCCTCTAGTGATCACTCCGGTGCTACCTTTCACATCAAAGACACAGACAGTGAAAAGGAAGATGATAGGAGTCCAAAGCTGGACAGTGTCAAATCAAAAATTGCTATAAAATATGTTGCTCCCAATAAAGCACCCCCTCCCTCCACCACCAAAGAGCTGATCACTCGAAGGGAAAGCTTCCGTCGACAGATGATAGCACGGTCAGCTCCAGAAAATCCCATCGGAAAGGAAGAGTCCCAGGATCCAGTAGTGATCCCGGAGCACACAGATGGGGGTAATGTAACGGTACCACCCACCACTAGTCAGTCCACATTCATCCGTCGCTTTTCCAGCAGGCGTCTGTCCCACAAGAAGCCAGAATTGCCCCCCATCACCCGGCGGGCATCTGACATAGGAGCCAAGTTCACAGGGCTGGATGTAGTACCTCCAGTCAGTAATTACGTGAGACAAGTCAGTGCAGAGTCTGAGGAACAGGAGAAACCAGTGGAGGATAGTGATTCAGACAACGACAAG GACACCACAGTAAAACTAAAGATGGGGCCTCTGAAAATGGCAGCTATGAATGGTCTTACAATGTCACGGCCAATGGTATTAGCTCTTATGAATGACGAAAGCAGAGCACCAAAGGATGAAAGG AGGAAGTTACTAGAAAACAAACTGTCAGAAAACTTGGTGTTTAAAGAATTTGAGGAGATTCCAAAGAAGGTACAGTCAGCTGAGTGTAGCGTGGCTCGACTCCCAGAGAATGAGATCAGAAACAGGTTCAAGGATGTCCTGCCGTATGACATCACTCGAGTCAAACTGACCCCACGGAAGGACAATCACTCTGGTTATATCAATGGTTCACACATAAAG TTGTCCTTCGGGGATCGAGTCTGGTGGTACATAGCCACACAAGCCCCGCTAGAAGATACATCCTCCGACTTCTGGCAGATGATTTGGGAGCAAGAAGTGGATGTTATAGCCATGTTGACAGACCTAGCT GAGCAAGGGAAACAGAAATGTCATACCTACTGGCCTCAGGAGATTGGTCCAGAGCACAAAATAGTGTTTGGACAG tttgaGGTGACCCTCCTGTTCTGTAACGATTCGCTGTGTTACATCACAAACAGAATATCCGTGGTACATCTCCCCACCAAGAAGGAGAGACAGGTGTGGCACCTACAGTACACTGACTGGCCAGACCACGGCTGTCCCGAGGACATGTACGGCTTCCTAG GATTTCTGGATGAAGTAGACTCGGTTCAGCGACTGGCTGAGAGTGAGGAGGGCAGTGGTAAGAAGTCCCCCATCGTGGTCCACTGCAGCGCTGGGGTTGGGAGAACGGGTGTGGTCATCCTTACCCAGGTCATGAAGTGGTGTCTGGAACACAACTTT GACATAGATCTTCCGAGGGCCCTGGGTGCCATACGTCAGCAACGAATGTTCATGGTCCAGACGCTAGGCCAGTATAACTTTATCCACAAGACTCTGATCCAGTATCTAAAGAATTCCAGACTCATCTGA
- the LOC105318558 gene encoding acylphosphatase-1, with product MAESELVSFDFEIFGIVQDVFFRKFTKKKAKSLGLVGWVRNTEQGTVTGIAQGPQDKVKVMKDWLEKEGSPESRVDRAEFKNERTISKLEFESFTVPDPDY from the exons ATGGCAGAATCGGAATTAGTCTCTTTCGATTTTGAGATTTTTGGCATAGTGCAAG atgTATTTTTCAGGAAG TTTACAAAGAAAAAGGCTAAGTCCCTGGGTCTGGTCGGTTGGGTGAGGAACACGGAGCAGGGAACAGTTACAGGAATAGCCCAGGGTCCACAGGACAAAGTCAAAGTCAT GAAGGATTGGTTAGAAAAGGAAGGGAGCCCAGAGTCTCGGGTAGACCGAGCAGAATTCAAAAACGAGAGAACGATATCCAAACTAGAATTCGAGTCGTTTACGGTTCCGGATCCAGACTACTGA